CTGTTATAGAAGTCGACCACGGCGCGCAGGCTCTTGAAGTAGCCGTTATGCATATAGGGCGAGGTAAGGGCAATGTTGCGCAAGGTGGTCACCTTGAACTTACCGTTCTCGTTGGCGCGATGGACGATCTTGCCCAGACCCTTGTCGACGAACCGCTTGCCGTCGGGGTTGAATTCGGGAGGAAGATCGTAGAAGGCACTGTACGGATTGCGCGGCACCCCGATATTGTCGTAGGTGAAATCCGTCAAGACGGCCGGTGTGCCGTCCTTGGCAGGCCGGTTCGGGTGGCACGCAGCACAGTTGCCTTTGCGTTCGTTCTCGAAGACGAAGAGTCCACGCAATTCCTGCGCGGTCAACTTGGCGCGACCGGCGAGGTACGCGTCGTACTTTGACGAAAACGGGTTGAACAAAGAAGTGTGCTCGAACGCGGCGATCGCATCCACCATGCGCGCATAGGCAGCATCGGTGTCCCAGAGCGCGTCCTTGCCATAAACCTCCTTGAAGAGCGGCGCATACTGGGCCTGCCGGACTTTCTGGATCACGCGATCCCTGTTCGGATTGTGCATTTCCAGGGGATTCAGGAACGGCTGCTTGGCCTGCTCTTCCAGCGTGGCAGCGCGACCGTCCACGAACTGCCCGCCGACGAAAAGCTCTTCTTCCTTGTTGAAGCCGAACGCCGGGCTGTACGCCATATACATCGCGGTGGGCGTGTTGCGGTTACCGAATCGGCCCGGGATGACGCCCTTGGACGTGGGGAAGCGCTTGTCCGGATCGGTGAATGCGAATCGCGGGTCGTGACAGCTGGCGCAGGACTGTCCCTTCGGCTGCGAGAGATCGGTGTCGAAGAAAAGTGCCGAACCCAGGCGCTGTTTGGGTGTGAGATAGCGCTGAATCGCGCGCAGGTCGAAGGGATCGTTGGCGGTGCCCGTACCATGACTCAGGCCGGCACTGCCAAGAAAGGTCACGAACAGGACGAATGCAAGGGCGTTGCGAGTTCTCATTTTTTTATCCCTGGTGAGCCCCGCAACTGGATGCGGGTAGACGCCCCGCGAGTTAAACGCTAATGCGAATGCTTGTCAACAAGATCGCCAAGAGTGCAGCGTGCGCGCGGGGCGCGATCTGGAACGCTGAAGGGGAAAACGGGACTGGAGCGGGTGAAGGGAATCGAACCCTCGTATGCAGCTTGGGAAGCTGCCGTTCTGCCATTGAACTACACCCGCATCTTGCGCGAAGTCGGCCTCTGAAGGACCGCCCCGGATCGCACGTCGCTACCGCCCTCCCACCGTGCGACGCGCGCGTGCTAGAATTTAAGCCGTTGAAAACCAAGACATAGCTTAGCAGTGATCGCCATTACCATCAATGGAGAGCCGCGCGAATTCGACGCGGTCATGAGCGTGAGCCAGTTGCTGGAGCAGCTGGAGCTCACCGGCAAGAAGATCGCCCTCGAGCGCAATGGCGAGATCGTCCCACGCAGCCAGTTCGGTGAGCAGCGGCTCGCCGATGGCGATCGCATCGAGATCGTGGTGGCGGTGGGCGGCGGCTGAACGCGTCGGGGACAATTCGCCTCACAGCAGGTAATCTGTCAGTTCCCCGTTGAACCCGTGAAGGCTCTCGCCATGGATCCGCTCGTGATCGCCGGTCGCACTTACACGTCACGCCTGCTCGTCGGCACAGGCAAGTACAAGGATTTCGACGAGACCCGCCGCGCCGTGGACGCGAGCGGCGCAGAGATCGTCACCGTCGCCATCCGCCGCACCAACATCGGGCAGAACGCCAACGAGCCGAGCCTGCTCGAAGCCTTGCCACCCTCGAAGTACACGATTCTGCCGAACACCGCGGGCTGTTACTCGGCGGAGGAGGCGGTGCGGACCCTGCGGCTCGCGCGTGAGCTGCTGGACGGGCACACGCTCGTGAAGCTCGAAGTGCTGGGCGACCCGAGGACGCTCTTCCCGGATGTCGTCGAAACCCTGAAGGCGGCGAAAACGCTGGTGTCGGAAGGCTTCGACGTGATGGTGTATACCTCCGACGACCCGATCGTGGCCAAGGCACTGGCGGACGTCGGCTGCTGCGCCATCATGCCTCTCGCATCACTCATCGGCTCCGGCATGGGCATCCTGAACCCGTGGAACCTTGAGATCATCATCGAGAACACAAACGTCCCTGTGCTCGTCGATGCCGGTGTGGGCACCGCGTCCGATGCCGCCGTCGCCATGGAGCTCGGCTGCGATGGCGTTCTGATGAACACGGCGATTGCTGCGGCGAAGGACCCAGTGCTCATGGCCTCGGCGATGAAGAAGGCGGTGGAGGCCGGCCGCGAGGCCTATCGCGCAGGCCGCATGCCGAGAAAGCTCTACGCGGCAGCGCCAAGCAGCCCGACTGCCGGGTTGATCTCGCCGGCGTCCAGGGCGGCCTGAGCCGCACGTGAACCGGACGGTGCGAAGACGTGCGCCGTATCCATGGAACCAGGAACCGACATCCGCCCGATTCGAAGCTACGTCCTCCGCCAGGGACGCATCTCGAATGCTCAGCAGCGCGCCTGCGCCGAACTGCTGCCGCGCTACGGCATCCCGTTCCGGGCGGCACATCTCGATCTCGATGCTGAATTCGGTCGCCCGGCGCCCAGGTTGCTCGAGATCGGATTCGGCATGGGCGAGACCACTGCGGCCATCGCAACGGCCCATCCCGAGAACGACTATCTCGGTATCGAGGTCCATTCACCCGGCGTCGGCAGTCTGCTCAAGCTGATCGCGGAGCGCGGTCTTCGCAACGTGCGTGTGATTCAGCACGATGCGGTCGAGGTGCTGCAGGCGATGATTCCGCCTGCCGCGCTTCACGGAGTGCACATCTTTTTTCCGGATCCCTGGCCGAAGTCGCGGCACCACAAGCGACGCCTGATTCAGCCGCCCTTCGTCGCTTTGCTGACGGAGCGCCTGCAGCCGGGCGGATACCTGCACGTGGCCACCGACTGGGCGCCTTACGCCGCGCAAGTGCTGACCGTACTCACCGCCCATCCGGGTCTCGCGAACAGCGCCAGCGGCTATGCGCCTCGCCCGGAGTATCGCCCGCTCACCAAGTTCGAGCAGCGCGGACTACGGCTGGGACATGCCGTTCACGACATCGTCTTCCGGCGCATCTAGCGAAGATCGGCGCATCAACATGCACGCGAATCAAGGAGGATCGCCATGGGAATTTCGGTCCACTCCACGGCCCGCCTGGGCATCACGGCCGGACTCGCACTCGCGCTGCAGGGCTGTGCATACGCCCAGGCTCCGGGCGCAAAATCCGGCTTGCTCGCAGCCTGCCCGGATCACAGGAATTGCGTCAACAGCGACGCAACCGATCCCCGGCACGCCATCGCGCCGCTGCGCCTCAAAGTTCCGGCGGCAGAGGCGTGGGCCGACCTCAAACACCTGCTCGAAGCCATGCCCGATGTCGGGATCGTGCGCGCCACACCCGACTACCTCAGTGCGGAATTCTCCACGGGATGGTTTCGCTTTACCGATGACGTGGAATTCCTCCTGCGCGCACAGCAGGCCGAGATCGCCGTGCGCTCGGCTTCCCGCGTCGGCTACTACGATCTCGGCGTCAATCGCGAACGCATCGAGAAACTGAGGGCAAAGTTGCGCGAGAAGGGGATGGTCGAGTAGACGGCTCGGGTGACGCCAGGAAGATCTGCAGCGCGTCGTTCAGGAACCGGCGACCGAGCGGGGTCGGCACGGCGCGCTCGTGATCCCGCACGATGAACCCGCGAGCCTCGGCGACGTCTAGCCCCGGTAGCACGACCGCCAGTGGCAGCCCCGTGCGTTCCTCGAACAAGCGCAGCGGAAATCCGCTGCTCAAGCGAAGCGCGTTCATCACGAATTCGAAGGGCAGTTCGCGGGGCACCACCTCCTGCGCGACATCGACGTGTCGGCCCCGCCCGACCGCTGCCATGTAGGCGCGTGGATGCCGCACCCGCGCCTCGCGCAGAACGCGGTTCGGCAGCGAGATCTTGCTGTGCGCGCCGGCGCCGATGCCCAGATAGTCGCCGAAGCGCCAGTAATTCAGGTTGTGGCGGCATTCGCTGCCAGGACGCGCAAACGCGGACGTCTCGTAGTTTCGGTAGCCTTGCGACGCGAGGACGCCCTCGATCATCTCCTGCATGTCCGCCGCAACGTCGTCGGCAGGCAGCGGCGGCGGGAAGCGATGGAAGTAGGTGTTCGGCTCGATCGCAAGATGGTACGCGGACAAGTGCGGAGCCCCGCAGGCCGCCGCCGTCTCGATGTCGGTGCGCGCCTCCGCCAGCGTCTGGTGGGGCAGACCGTACATTACGTCGAGATTGAAATTGTCGAAGCTCGCCTGCGCGATCTCGATGGCGCGACGCGCCTCGCGATCGTCGTGGATACGGCCGAGCGCCCGCAGCTGTCGCGGCTCGAAGCTCTGGATGCCGATGGAAAGGCGATTGACGCCCGCCGCACGGTAGGCGGCAAACTTTTCCGCTTCGAAGGTCCCGGGGTTGGCCTCCAGCGTCACTTCGGCATCGGGGGCTACGGGCAGCCGTGCGCGGATTGCGGCGAGCACATCGTCTATCGCACGGGCCGACAGAAGACTCGGCGTGCCGCCGCCGAAGAACACCGTGTACACCTTGCGGCCCCACACCTGCGGCAGGGCGCTTTCCAGGTCCGTCGTCAGGGCTGCGACGTAGTCCCGCTCCGGCAGGGCCTCCTTGACTTCGTGGCTGTTGAAATCGCAATACGGACACTTGCGCACGCACCACGGCACGTGCACGTACACCGAGAGCGGCGGCAGCACGGCAAAGCGGATCCCCGCCGCGCCACCTGAGACGGGGACGGCAATCTCAGGCATCCGGCGGGCACCGTGGACCGTTCATGTCCGCATGGTAGCCGGCGTCCGCACGGCCTGCCAGCGCGCGGCAGTCGGTGATCGGCCCGTCTGCGCTAGAATAGCCGGGTCCTCGCCATGTCCCGCGACGCCGAAGCACAAGGAGAATCGCGGCCACAGAGGTCGATCTACGCTTGCAGCGCCAGACTCCAGTGAGCCACTCCCTCCCGCGCACGCCGCTCGTCGATGCCCTTAAGGCATTGGCGTCACAGTTCATCGTGTTGCACCACCTCGCCGCCTATGGACCCATGTCCGAATTCGGATCCGAGCATGCTGCCGGGCTGTTCGACTGGCTGTACTGCAACGCGCGCATGGCGGTGCAGGTGTTTTTCGTCGTGGGGGGATTCCTCGCCGCAAGAACCCTGGCACCGAAAGGTGTCGCTGCGTTCTCGTCCCCGTCGGCAGTGCTCTGGCGCCGCTACTGCAGGCTCGCTGTCCCGTACATTGCAGCGATTCTTCTCAGCATCGCCGTTGCCGGCGTCACCCGCGACTGGATGGACCACGACTTTGTACCGGCAGCGCCCACGTTGGCGCAGTTCGCGGCGCACGCCGTTCTGCTGCACGACATCCTCCGCTTTGAATCGCTCTCTGCCGGCGTCTGGTATGTTGCGATCGACTTCCAGCTCTTCGCGCTGCTCGTCGCCGTGCTGTGTCTTGGCCGCATCGCACACGGCACGAAACCGGCGATGCAATGGGCGATACCCCTGCTGGTGCTCGGGCTCGCAATCGCTTCCCTCTTCTATTTCAATCGCGATCCGGACTGGGACGCTTGCGCGCTCTATTTCATGGCATCCTATGGTCTTGGCATTCTCGCTTACTGGACTGTCAATCGCACCCTTTCCCCGTTCTGGCTGGTCGTTCTGGTGGTTCTCGCGGTGCTCTCGGTCGCGATGGATTTCCGGCCGCGTCTGCTCGTCGCGCTGACGGCAGCCCTCGTGCTCGCCATGGCTTCCGGAACGCGCACCTTCGAGCATTGGCGGCCTGCGCCCTGGCTGTCGTTTCTGGGACGCATTTCCTACTCCGTGTTCCTGGTTCACTTTCCCGTGTGCATACTCGTGAACGCGGTAGTCTTTCGCTATTTCCAGGCCGATCCTGCGGCCAACATCGTCGGGCTTCTGGTTGCGTGGGCGAGCAGCATAAGCGCGGGTTGGCTGCTTTACGAAATGGTCGAGCGACGAACGATGCGCGTCACCGGCACAGACCGTTCGCGTTCCGGGACCGCAGCGGCCCCACTATGAAGATGATTTAGGATGATTTGTATACTCTTGCCGGACGCATCACGGACGGCGCAGCAGTTCCGATCGTTGGGTGAGTTCCCACGCTGGCACGCGCCGCGAGCGGCAGGACCGCGCTTTGCCGTAGTGTTCGCACGCCCCTGGTTGCCAGCCTGCGTGATGCTGCTGACGCTGCTCTTTGTGCAAGGCGCGCACGCCTTCGGCTTCGCGGACGTTGCACAGCAAGCGAAACAACTGGCGGCCGCGCCCTTCAAGAAATCCGAAGGCACGCCACTGCCGAAGGAGTTGCAGGGGCTTACGTACGATCGCTATCGAGACATCCGTTACAAACCGGTCGACGCCTGGTGGCGAGGCTCCAAACTGCCGTTCGAACTCGAGTTCTTTCACCGCGGTTTTTATTTCGATCAACCGGTGACGATCAACGAGATCGTCGGCGGACGCGTCCGCGAGATCAAGTACAGTCCGGACCTGTTCGACTTCGGCGGCAACAAGGTGGATCGGCAGAAGTTGCAGGGAATGGGCTTCGCCGGCTTCCGCGTGCATTACCCGGTGAATACGCCGAAGCACAAGGATGAAGTCCTGGTGTTCCTGGGAGCAAGCTACTTCCGCGCAATCGGAAAGGGTCAGGTCTACGGGCTTTCCGCGCGCGCGCTCGCCGTAGACACGGCGCTGATCTCCGGTGAGGAGTTCCCTCGTTTCGTCGAGTTCTGGATCGAACAGCCCGCGGCCAATGCGCGCGAACTCACGATATATGGTCTTCTCGATTCGAAGCGCGTAACGGGCGCCTATCGATTTCTGGTAAGGCCCGGCGTCGAAACCGTCGTCGACGTCAAGGCGCAGATTTACCTGCGCGAGCATGTGGCCAAGCTCGGGCTCGCGCCGCTGAGCAGCATGTTCTCCTTCGGCGAGAACCAGAAGTCGAGCACCGATGACTATCGCCCGGAAGTCCACGATTCCGACGGGCTGCTGATTCAGTCCGGTACCGGAGAGTGGATCTGGCGACCGCTCACCAACCCGAAGCGATTGCTGGTCACTTCATTCACGCTCGACAATCCGTTGGGTTACGGCCTCATGCAGCGCGACCGTGACTTCACTGGCTACGAGGATCTGGAGGCGCACTACGAACGACGGCCGAGCGCGTGGGTCGAACCGAAAGGGAAGTGGGGCACCGGCCGCGTTGAACTCGTGCAGATTCCGTCGCCGGACGAAACCAATGACAACATCGTGGCATTCTGGGCGCCGGAGACGGCCCCCGTGCCCCGAAAGCCGTTCGATTTCGAATACCGCATCCTGTGGCAGAAGGACTCGGAGACGCGTCCACCGCTCGCATGGGTCACCCAGACCCGTCGCGGACGCGGATACACCCGTAATCCCGACTCGAGCATCGGTCTCGTCATCGACTTCGAAGGCCCTGCACTGAGAAAGCTACCGACCGACGCAACACTGTCCGGCAATGTCACGGCCGATTCGAACGGTGAGATCGTCGAGAAGGTCGTTCATCGAAACGACGTCACCGGGGGATGGCGCATGGTGCTTCGTGTCAAGCGGCTCGACGATTCGAAGCCAGTCGAGATTCGTGCGTTCCTCAAAGGGGACGCCAATACGGTATCCGAAACATGGAGCTACATACTGCCTCCGGACTGACCGACCCGCGCGATCGTTTCGACCGCTGCGTCGCGTATCTCGACCGGTTGCCGATCAGCGAGGAGAAGCGCCACGCCGTGATGGCGCGCGTGCGCAGCATGACATCCGGGAACGCCCGCGAGGCGATGGCCAACCTGCATCGCGTGCTGGCGGAAGGCGCCGGTTCGGACGACAACCCGGCCTACTGCTCGATCGAGCAGCGGCTCGCACTCGCCTATGGTGGAGACGCGAACGGCCCGCACCTCGCCCCGGAGCGCCCGCCGCGCCTGCGCCTTGTCACCACGCCACCGCTCAATCGGTCGTCGATGGTGCCGCAGGCCTGGGCGAAAGGATGGCTCGCCCGCGTGCTGCGCCCTTGGAGTGGAAAGCTCATCGTACCGCACAGGTCACGACGGCGGGACGAGAACCCCGAGGACTCGACCGAACAAACCGACGTTTCCGGGGCAGAGACTGTCGATTGGCAACCTGCAGGCCTGCGACGCCGCCTCGTCCTGCTGGCACTCGTCATCATGCAGACCGTGGTAGCAACGGAGTTCATGAGCGCGGTGCTGCCGTATCACGGCGGTCAGCCACTCGAGACATTGCTGCTCGTTCTGTTCGCGATCCTCTTCGGTTGGGTCTCGGCCGGATTCTGGACTGCGATGGCCGGCTTCCTCGTCCTCCTGCTGGGACGCGACCGCTACGCCATCTCGCGCACGACAGCGGACGATGCCACCATCGCCGATGGTGCCCGCACCGCCGTCATAATGCCGATCTGCAACGAAGACGTCGCACGCGTTTTCGCCGGTCTGCGCGCAACCTATCGATCCGTGGCGTTGACCGGCGAGTTGCGTCACTTCGACTTCTTCGTGCTCTCGGACACGAACGATGCGGAAACGCGTGTCGCAGAAGCGGCGGCGTGGCTCAACCTGTGCCGAGCGGTCGGGGGATTCGGGCGCATCTTCTATCGCTGGCGGCGACACCGGATCAAGCGCAAGAGCGGGAACGTCGCCGATTTCTGCCGGCGCTGGGGCAAGAACTATCGCTACATGATCGTGCTCGATGCCGACAGCGTCATGAGCGGCACCTGCATTACCAGATTGGTGCGCATGGCCGAGGCAAATCCCAGGTCTGGAATCATCCAGACCGCCCCGCGCGCCGCCGGCCGCGACACGCTTTACGCACGTATCCAGCAGTTCGCCACCTGCGTGTACGGTCCGCTCTTTACTGCAGGACTTCACTATTGGCAGCTCGGCGAATCGCACTATTGGGGACATAACGCGATCATCCGCGTCGCTCCCTTCATTCGGCACTGTGCGCTGGGGCGGCTGCCGGGACGCGGATCACTGTCCGGGGAGATCCTGTCGCACGATTTCGTCGAAGCCGCCTTGATGCGGCGCGCCGGCTGGGCTGTGTGGATTGCCTACGATCTACCCGGCAGCTATGAGGAGATGCCACCCAACCTGATCGACGAACTCAAG
This portion of the Betaproteobacteria bacterium genome encodes:
- a CDS encoding thiazole synthase, translated to MDPLVIAGRTYTSRLLVGTGKYKDFDETRRAVDASGAEIVTVAIRRTNIGQNANEPSLLEALPPSKYTILPNTAGCYSAEEAVRTLRLARELLDGHTLVKLEVLGDPRTLFPDVVETLKAAKTLVSEGFDVMVYTSDDPIVAKALADVGCCAIMPLASLIGSGMGILNPWNLEIIIENTNVPVLVDAGVGTASDAAVAMELGCDGVLMNTAIAAAKDPVLMASAMKKAVEAGREAYRAGRMPRKLYAAAPSSPTAGLISPASRAA
- the thiS gene encoding sulfur carrier protein ThiS translates to MIAITINGEPREFDAVMSVSQLLEQLELTGKKIALERNGEIVPRSQFGEQRLADGDRIEIVVAVGGG
- a CDS encoding acyltransferase; protein product: MSHSLPRTPLVDALKALASQFIVLHHLAAYGPMSEFGSEHAAGLFDWLYCNARMAVQVFFVVGGFLAARTLAPKGVAAFSSPSAVLWRRYCRLAVPYIAAILLSIAVAGVTRDWMDHDFVPAAPTLAQFAAHAVLLHDILRFESLSAGVWYVAIDFQLFALLVAVLCLGRIAHGTKPAMQWAIPLLVLGLAIASLFYFNRDPDWDACALYFMASYGLGILAYWTVNRTLSPFWLVVLVVLAVLSVAMDFRPRLLVALTAALVLAMASGTRTFEHWRPAPWLSFLGRISYSVFLVHFPVCILVNAVVFRYFQADPAANIVGLLVAWASSISAGWLLYEMVERRTMRVTGTDRSRSGTAAAPL
- a CDS encoding DUF1499 domain-containing protein; amino-acid sequence: MGISVHSTARLGITAGLALALQGCAYAQAPGAKSGLLAACPDHRNCVNSDATDPRHAIAPLRLKVPAAEAWADLKHLLEAMPDVGIVRATPDYLSAEFSTGWFRFTDDVEFLLRAQQAEIAVRSASRVGYYDLGVNRERIEKLRAKLREKGMVE
- a CDS encoding glucan biosynthesis protein G; the encoded protein is MLLTLLFVQGAHAFGFADVAQQAKQLAAAPFKKSEGTPLPKELQGLTYDRYRDIRYKPVDAWWRGSKLPFELEFFHRGFYFDQPVTINEIVGGRVREIKYSPDLFDFGGNKVDRQKLQGMGFAGFRVHYPVNTPKHKDEVLVFLGASYFRAIGKGQVYGLSARALAVDTALISGEEFPRFVEFWIEQPAANARELTIYGLLDSKRVTGAYRFLVRPGVETVVDVKAQIYLREHVAKLGLAPLSSMFSFGENQKSSTDDYRPEVHDSDGLLIQSGTGEWIWRPLTNPKRLLVTSFTLDNPLGYGLMQRDRDFTGYEDLEAHYERRPSAWVEPKGKWGTGRVELVQIPSPDETNDNIVAFWAPETAPVPRKPFDFEYRILWQKDSETRPPLAWVTQTRRGRGYTRNPDSSIGLVIDFEGPALRKLPTDATLSGNVTADSNGEIVEKVVHRNDVTGGWRMVLRVKRLDDSKPVEIRAFLKGDANTVSETWSYILPPD
- the trmB gene encoding tRNA (guanosine(46)-N7)-methyltransferase TrmB; amino-acid sequence: MEPGTDIRPIRSYVLRQGRISNAQQRACAELLPRYGIPFRAAHLDLDAEFGRPAPRLLEIGFGMGETTAAIATAHPENDYLGIEVHSPGVGSLLKLIAERGLRNVRVIQHDAVEVLQAMIPPAALHGVHIFFPDPWPKSRHHKRRLIQPPFVALLTERLQPGGYLHVATDWAPYAAQVLTVLTAHPGLANSASGYAPRPEYRPLTKFEQRGLRLGHAVHDIVFRRI
- a CDS encoding oxygen-independent coproporphyrinogen III oxidase-like protein, whose translation is MPEIAVPVSGGAAGIRFAVLPPLSVYVHVPWCVRKCPYCDFNSHEVKEALPERDYVAALTTDLESALPQVWGRKVYTVFFGGGTPSLLSARAIDDVLAAIRARLPVAPDAEVTLEANPGTFEAEKFAAYRAAGVNRLSIGIQSFEPRQLRALGRIHDDREARRAIEIAQASFDNFNLDVMYGLPHQTLAEARTDIETAAACGAPHLSAYHLAIEPNTYFHRFPPPLPADDVAADMQEMIEGVLASQGYRNYETSAFARPGSECRHNLNYWRFGDYLGIGAGAHSKISLPNRVLREARVRHPRAYMAAVGRGRHVDVAQEVVPRELPFEFVMNALRLSSGFPLRLFEERTGLPLAVVLPGLDVAEARGFIVRDHERAVPTPLGRRFLNDALQIFLASPEPSTRPSPSRATLPSVSRCVRD
- the mdoH gene encoding glucans biosynthesis glucosyltransferase MdoH; amino-acid sequence: MELHTASGLTDPRDRFDRCVAYLDRLPISEEKRHAVMARVRSMTSGNAREAMANLHRVLAEGAGSDDNPAYCSIEQRLALAYGGDANGPHLAPERPPRLRLVTTPPLNRSSMVPQAWAKGWLARVLRPWSGKLIVPHRSRRRDENPEDSTEQTDVSGAETVDWQPAGLRRRLVLLALVIMQTVVATEFMSAVLPYHGGQPLETLLLVLFAILFGWVSAGFWTAMAGFLVLLLGRDRYAISRTTADDATIADGARTAVIMPICNEDVARVFAGLRATYRSVALTGELRHFDFFVLSDTNDAETRVAEAAAWLNLCRAVGGFGRIFYRWRRHRIKRKSGNVADFCRRWGKNYRYMIVLDADSVMSGTCITRLVRMAEANPRSGIIQTAPRAAGRDTLYARIQQFATCVYGPLFTAGLHYWQLGESHYWGHNAIIRVAPFIRHCALGRLPGRGSLSGEILSHDFVEAALMRRAGWAVWIAYDLPGSYEEMPPNLIDELKRDRRWCQGNLMNFRLFLMKGLHPAHRAVFMTGVMAYLSAPLWFAFLIVSTWLLAEHALKPPTYFPEPYQLFPVWPEWHPEWAVALFSATATLLFLPKIFGMLLLGAKGTHPYGDGVRLMASTFAEMITSALLAPIRMLFHTRFVLTALMGWTVSWKSPAREDAATSWTEAVKRHGTQTLFGVAWASGIYWLNPAFLWWLLPIVGALILSIPLSVFTSRASLGQRFRKARLFLIPEESWPPLEIRMTNRYLKRAAEAPDFLMAVVDPIANAVACTTGSARGEHEHTLEPSAEQKECVVRALAAGPEAVNAKERALLLDDPVALSQLHFEVWTAEQLHPTWSRGGKGVQ